In Microtus ochrogaster isolate Prairie Vole_2 unplaced genomic scaffold, MicOch1.0 UNK13, whole genome shotgun sequence, the genomic stretch cagaggattagtccattatcatgacaGGAGCATGGCAGGATGTAGGCTTCCAGTGCTGCGTGTTCAGCATTCAGGAAGGAGTAGTTGAGAATTctgcaaaggcagcaggaagagagtggcaCTGGGCCAGGGTTGGGATTCTAAAACATGGAAGCCCACCACAAGGCCAAACTTACTCCACCAGAGCCAATGCCCGCCTCCAACTCCTTCTCaagcagtgccactccctgagaactaagcattcaaatatatgaatctgTGGTGGCCAttcatattcaaactaccacactcagTATTATTTAGGTGAAAGTCAGAGAATCACtgagttcaaaggccagcctgggctgtgtagcaaaaccttgtctcaaaagaaaaaacaggccgggtggtggtggcgcatgcctttaatcaggaggcagaggcaggcggatctctgtgagttcgagaccagcctggtctacagagctagttccaggacaggctccaaagccacagagaaaccctgcctcgaaaaaaccaaaaaaaaaagaaaagaaaaaacagcattGTTTTCCCTAGAACTTCTTTATCTCCACAGCTTACTGAAAATTTatgacacagaataaataaataaacatcctttatttatttactttgtttcatCATATTTGTAATGAAAATTGTTTATATAGACAAGCTTTCCTGAATTTATGGTTTCAGACATCTATTTGTGGTGCTTTCTATCAAGATATTATACTTGGATATTGTTTAGAATATTTTCCTGATATGGTTGTTTCATGGAAAAACTACTCTCagggaaaagaaatttaattaggCTTTTCATGAAACAGATATAATCTGATGTAAACATGTGAGAGAAAACGGCTCTAAATTTCAAATctcctttttccttgttttacCTAGGCACCCATTCAGAAGATGGAAGTGGAGGAAGTCAAAGAAGAGAGGAATGCGAATGccggagaagatggaggagaaaagaaagaagccgtGGCAGCAGGAGGGAAAGATGATGAGCCAGAGAAAAACACCCAAAATTTAGAGAAAGgtgaagatggagaagaggacAAAGATAAAGATGAGGAGGTGCAAGACGAAAAGAGTGAAGAAgtcctggaagagaagccagatgCAGCAGGAAGTGGGGACGCAAAAGAGGACAAAGATGATGAAGGCAAAGGAGGTGATGAAAAAGAAGACggcaaagaagaggaaggggatgggaagaaggaagaagagaaagatgacaaagaagagaaagctgaAGCCGAGGAAGAAGtgaaggaacagaaagaggaaaaagaagaggaaggtggaaaatacaaagaggaaaataaagaagatgaacAGGAAGGTCAGAGTGAGGGAGACGGAAGGGAGAAAGAtgatgggaaagaggaggagaaaaaggaggaagaaggcaaagaaaaagaggttGCAGGGGAAGGAAATGatgaagacaataaaaatgaaagcaaggtGGAGGCCGAACAAGAAGCTGAAAACAAAGATTTCAAACAAGGTGGAGAAGAGGAGGTGTCTCTGAGTATTGTCTAAAACTGCCCTATGTGATATCATAATTTGGTAACGTGTACCTTCCTGTTGTAATGTTAatagagataaatatttttatcagatATTTTATAAGCAGTGCTTTTCTTTAGCATCATTCAACCTTGGAACATCATCATATAGGTTATTAGTTGCAAAATACCTAACATCACACCTTTATACATTTTGTGATTATAGTAgtgcaaaatataaaatgtatacttGCAACTTTGTGAATTTCACTGTGTGTAAGTTATATATTAAATGTTTGCGtttcaattttattcttataCGTGATAATTTTGCAGACTAGGAGAATTCCAAAAGAAAGAGTTTGGTACAACTTTGCTGTTGTTCTCTAGGTTGCTTTTATAAAGAAGGTCAACTATTTTCAGGTAATGTTAAGAGTTAGAATTGCCATTACCAAAAATAACTGTATTAGTAGCTTGGAAAGAATATAagatcttaattttgtttttggaaaaatttgaatgtttatttCAGGAGGGCAGTTTTgattatatgtgtatgcacaaagTTTTGCTGGCTTTATCGTAATAAAACAGTTCTACAAACATGATTATAGTTTGTGATGTTTCAAAAACTGTAGTTTAGTGGGATTTTAAAATCCTGGATTTTCTCCCATTTGGTGTTCAGGAAAACATTTGAgggtatttttattgaaataaattaataaagcatAAAACTCAccattttaatcctttcaaagTATGAAGTGCATTGGTTTATGCAcgttcattaattcattcattttagtaTCTTAAGGCTATTCCATTCAGTCAAAGCATATTTTTTCCTGAGTATTTATATTGCTTCTAAATTGTATCAGTTACAAATCTGCTGTGAACACTTACTACTGCTTGTATTAACAGTATGGTCAGTGATGTCCTTTGACATGgagaagttttcttttattgtggtGATCAGTCCATCTGATTCTCCAAAGTACATTACAAAAGTGCTGTGCCTTTTGTTTAGATTTAAGAATTGGAGGTAGAGAGGCAGGACGATCAGGAGTTCATTGGACATCATTGTTACACAACGACAGCAGACATACTGCCAGACCATCCCATGCGGAAGTTACTGTCTTAATCCCTTCTGTTGTCAGAGCAACACTGCCAGTTTTTTTCCTAGAATGGCGTCCTAGCTGATTTGGCAGAACTATGGTAATAGGTAAGTTTTCTTTTCAAGTGAAACCCTATGCTGTCTGCAGAGTAGCCAGCTTCATCTTAGAGCATTAGGTGTGTAAAGTGTTTCCATAACAAGAACACAGTATACAGCAGTAGAGTTGTTCTTCCATACTATTTTACTAACTTTTTTCCTGAGGTCTTAACTTTGTTTCTTGGTGTTTTAATTGGATCTCATATTCTCTATGCCATCAAacttttgctttatattttttttctaagtctcaGTAGCAAAATTGAAAAGGTGTAAAGTAGAAGGAGTGCTGGCTGATTATGGAGGACGTGTCATTGGAGGGGAAGGTAAAAATATGATACAGATCGGCAGTAACATGGGCCCATCTAAAGATGTGGAGAAACAGCCCAAGCATAAAAGACATTCTGTAGGGCTCCCATGGAGAAAAGTTGTTCGACAAGACCACTTTATCCTTTAGTAACAAGAGACATTTTTGCTTATCTCACCAGCAACATAAGGCTTTGGTGATTTTGTAATAGAGCAGAAGAAGGGCTTTGGTAACTACATAGTACTGAAATCTTATCTAAGGATTTGCAGTGTGACTTGAAGGCTTTCCTCACAGATAAGTATGGTACAGCATAAGAAAGGAATGCGTACCAGAAAGAACTCTTTCTTTAGAGTAAACAAAGGTACactgcccatgctccagtggatggccacaCATCCCTGGCCATACGAGCAGTGCTAACTGGAACCAGTGGGCCATTTATATAGAGGACATATACATGAgagttgggaggaggaaggacttggggtggaggacctgggaggagttggaggtaGCATGAGGGTAcatatggtcaaaatacatttcATACATCCATTTTATACATTGCTCAAAGAATAGCAAATGTATATGTAAAAcaacacaaatattaaaacaattaCCAGGTACCCTGTAGCTAGATGTGTAGTAAGTTAAGTTTATCTCCCTATGACCAAATACTTAAATGAAACAAGGTAGTAGAGAAAGAATTTCTTTGGTGTATATTCAGAAAAGGCAATCCATCAGAATGGGAAACCATTCCAACTAAAATGGAGGAGTTGATGTCTGTGGGAGCTTGCTGGGCGGCTTGCTTATGTGATACCCACCcggagcagaaagcaaggggcctggACTACAACCCTCAGGGCCAGCCAACCACAGCCTCCTTCCTTCAGTCAGCCTCCGCCTCCCAAAGGTTCAATAATCTCAATAGATGACAGTCTTCTCGGTGTCATATTCAAACCCATGAATGTGTTTAAGGGACATTTCTTATTAATACCATAATAGTAGATAACTTGAAATCCggttcattaaaataaattgaaaaagaacaaCTCTACATAATTTTTAAGGAGTGTGGCTGATACCTTatataaggaatatatatttgtatttatataaacaacCTACTgagttgttattttttgttgtttgaatcTATATGACTTCAGGGCTTTGTACTGAACAACCAGTTATCAAAAGGGGATCataacagaaaaccacagctggacACAATGCGAAGACCAATGGATTTTGGGGAAGTCAGCCTCCATAGATATAAATTAGCAATCCTTTTAAAACACCATAGTTTGGAAGACATAAACAGGAGGCAATATATGTGATAACTGGAGTctaatatcataaaataatataatggcCACAAagataaatttgagaaaaaaactgaaaagccaGATTTTGATAATCCTCAGTAATATTTTtgcctcaaaataattaaatatttgaaaatgttattgAAGCacttttgcaaaattaaaaataaaagcaatcctTTTTAACAAATTGTTTAACATCCGAAGTGGAGAAAAAGTCCACCAAACCTGCTGTGGCTTAACCACACCTATGCTAAAACTAAAATTATGGTACATCTATAACAGGGAGGTAAATGACTTTttgaactccttttttttttagaataaaaaaggttttttattatgatatttgCATGATGGATAAAATTCATTCTTATTAGAAAAAGCAGATGTGATTATCTGCATAAGAACTGCagaagagccgggcgatggtggcgcacgcctttaatcccagcactcgggaggcagaggcaggcNNNNNNNNNNNNNNNNNNNNNNNNNNNNNNNNNNNNNNNNNNNNNNNNNNNNNNNNNNNNNNNNNNNNNNNNNNNNNNNNNNNNNNNNNNNNNNNNNNNNgaggcaggcggatctctgtgagttcgagaccagcctggtctacagagctagatccaggacaggctccaaagccacagagaaaccctgtctagaaaaaccaaaaaaaaaaaaacaaaactgtagaaGATGGGCCTTTCCATATTCCAAGGAGAGGGGAGGGTTTTTCCAGGCCTCGGGCTTCTCTGAAGAGCCATTAGCAGCTAAGGGCTACTGAAAGAGGAGTCATTGTACTTAGTTCTGTAGCCAAGGGTAAGATGCCTGTGATCCAGTAAAAAAACCTCCAACCTGTGTTCATGCAAGCGACCATAATTAAACACAGTgggtcacacatacacacacacacacacacacacacacacacacacacacacaagcagggcagggtgggtgggagagcaaaaaagaaagaggtaaTGTGGGAAGAAGTTCAGCAGGTGTGGGAGGATGAGAGGAGAATGGAGAAATGCATATATTCAAAATACCTTCAATACTTACATGAAATTACCAatgaataaatactaaaaagaaaaaggaattatcTGACTGTTTAAAAACTATTAATCCTATCACCTCTCATTAATAATAATTTGTCGAGGTGGGTTAGGGAGGTTGGAGTGACCTGGGAAGAGTTAGGGTATGATGGGGTAATGACTATAAATGAAGTACGCTCTGTATGATAGTCTCAAATAATTAGTAAATCTTATATTTAAATGATAGTAATTAATTGTACTTCATAAAAATGATAGTGTTTCAAATTATATTggtttattttagaagaaaagagtAAGTAGGTGAAAGCCTAATTTTAAGTAAAGTAATAGTTTGCCAAAATTGTCTTTTTAACTGGTTGATTATTCGATTAGTAAATGtctttgctttaaaatgtttcctgGAAATACTAATTATATCAAGAATCACATAAAAGTATAGATCaaagtggttttctttctttcaaaaagctAAACACTGAAATTTAAGTAATCCTAGGAGCCAAAATTATGATTTGCTGTATGTGTACTTGACAACCTATGTCTTTAATGCCTTTGAACTAGGTTATTCAATCCAGGCTTGTTGGAATTCACTAAATAGCACAAATGAACTATTACATTTATAAAAACTGAGTTTCTGATTATATAATGGGAAttgatatgtgtatatgcattttcTACACTAGAAAGAAGAAATTGTGAAGTGAGGAGGTGCATAAATTTGAAACACTCTAAAAGTAGCTTATAAAACTTTTCAATGGAGATAACGAATTTCAAGCAGAAGTGAAGTTATTTCTTCAAAGTTGAACATGCGtagctttc encodes the following:
- the Hmgn5 gene encoding high mobility group nucleosome-binding domain-containing protein 5 isoform X1: MPKRKAASDASQEPKRRSARLSAMPVPFIPELKPRRASTPRKMKATNVTLEENKDAGAVVVPESKPQDVQEACNMDNSENGEAKVVQAPIQKMEVEEVKEERNANAGEDGGEKKEAVAAGGKDDEPEKNTQNLEKGEDGEEDKDKDEEVQDEKSEEVLEEKPDAAGSGDAKEDKDDEGKGGDEKEDGKEEEGDGKKEEEKDDKEEKAEAEEEVKEQKEEKEEEGGKYKEENKEDEQEGQSEGDGREKDDGKEEEKKEEEGKEKEVAGEGNDEDNKNESKVEAEQEAENKDFKQGGEEEVSLSIV
- the Hmgn5 gene encoding high mobility group nucleosome-binding domain-containing protein 5 isoform X2 gives rise to the protein MPVPFIPELKPRRASTPRKMKATNVTLEENKDAGAVVVPESKPQDVQEACNMDNSENGEAKVVQAPIQKMEVEEVKEERNANAGEDGGEKKEAVAAGGKDDEPEKNTQNLEKGEDGEEDKDKDEEVQDEKSEEVLEEKPDAAGSGDAKEDKDDEGKGGDEKEDGKEEEGDGKKEEEKDDKEEKAEAEEEVKEQKEEKEEEGGKYKEENKEDEQEGQSEGDGREKDDGKEEEKKEEEGKEKEVAGEGNDEDNKNESKVEAEQEAENKDFKQGGEEEVSLSIV